Part of the Niallia alba genome is shown below.
AGCTAGTAAATAGTGGCTGCTTTCGCATACTTTTTACAAGAGGAAATATGATTAGTTGGGAAAACAGAGCAGCTGGAATACACGTAGACTCCTGTGAGATTAGCGAGACAGTCTGAGACCCCGGAGTGTGGAGGCTCATCAGCGCGAGCCCCACGGAAAGCGAAGTGCATTCCGGCTGCGGGGAACCGCACTAAACTTCATGGAAACCTCCTTTTAAAAACAAATAAAAAACCAAACAATTATACGGAACTTTCATCAGCACCTTCGTATAATTGTTCGGATTTATCCTTGGCTGGAATACGTATGTCCCAGCCTTTTTTTTGTATAAAAGAGCAGGTTAATAACCTTTTTGGTAGTCCACCAAATTAATCGGCAATGGTTCTTCTTTTAAATAGTGGTTTGCGTTAACCAGCAAAATATCTTCTATAACTCTACTATTATAATGTTCTGTAGAACCAGATGTATGTGGAGTTATAATAACGTTATCCAATTCCCATAATGGGCTTGATTGCTCTAATGGTTCTGTTTCAAATACATCTAATCCTGCTCCTAAAATCTCACCGCTTTTTAAGGCTGAGATTAAATCTTCCTCTTTCACTATTTCGCCACGCCCAATGTTGATAAAAAAGGCAGATTTTTTCATTTGGTTAAATTGCTCTTTTTGAAATAGATGGTACGTATCATCTGTTAAAGGAAGTGTGACCACTACATAATCACAGAGAGGAAGCACTTCATTCAATTGATCTGAAGTATATAATTCATCTACATAGTCGGTAGGCTTACGTGAATTTCTTACACCGATAATATGCATATCAAATGCTTTAGCAATTTTAGCTGTTTCAAGCCCAATTGCTCCTACGCCGATAATGCCAATTGTTTTTTTATGCGCTTCTAATTTAATATCTGTTCCGTCCCACTTTTTGACTAGTTGATTTCGAACATAGGCATGGATATTTCTTGTAAATCCTAGTAAGAGTGCAAAAATTGTTTCGGATATAGGATAGCTATGTACGCCATTTGCGCTTGTAATATAAATATTTTTTTTCTGCAATTGATTTAATGGGAGTGAATTTACACCTGCACTCCATGTTTGGATCCATTTCAGTTGGTCATTTTGTAATATGGTTTGTAAATTAAAGCTGCTTTTCCAGCCAACAATAATTTCGGAATCGATTAAATGGTTTTCCCAATCATCCGGTTTTAATGCATGAATGATTTGCCAGTCTGAAAATGCTGACTGAATTTTTTCCAAAAGGGAAGGATGAAGAGAATGGGTAATCAATATTTTTCTTTTATTCATTTAGGGGAACACTCCTTTATCGTAAAATTTTCTAATTTCTATTGTATCAAAATATGTGATAATTGTAATGATTTTGATTATTTTCATTAAAACACACATGAAAACTAAAGAGTTGGTTAGGAAATAGAAGTATTATCGGTAGTTATTAAAGAATGAACTTGCTATAATATTAATGCTATTATTTGGTACGAATTGCTATTAGTAAAATAATGATACATGTAGAAATGATGAATTATTGATAACAGGAGATGAAGTTTTGAATACAGAAGTAATTATTTTATTGACGAGTGATATTCATGGAAATATCTTCCCATTGAATTATGGAGATAATACGTCGTCTGCTGTAGGCTTAGGAAAAGTTGCTACTGTTATAGCAAATGAAAGAGCCAAAAATCCAAATACGATTGTAATAGACAATGGCGATCTAATACAAGGAACACCGTTAACTTATCATTATGTAAATTTTTTAGCAGACAAAAAAAATCCAATGATCACTATCTTAAATGAATTAAAATATGATGCGGCTGTTATTGGAAATCATGAATTTAATTATGGCTTACCTATTTTAAAAAGCGCAGTCGAAGAATCGAATTTCCCCTGGCTATGTGCCAATATTGTGGAAGAAAAAACGAAAAATCCATTTTTGGGAACTCCTTATATGATTAAAACGATAAATGACTTTAAGATTGCTATCCTAGGTATAACAACCCATTATATTCCGAATTGGGAAAATCCGCATAATATTAAAGGACTTCAATTTTATGATGCTTTTGATAGTGCGAAAGAATGGGTCAATCTCATTAAGGAGGAAGAGCAGCCAGATGTTCTTATCATCTCTTATCATGGTGGCTTTGAACGGAATCTTGAAACAGGTGAGCCGACAGAGGTATTGACTAGGGAGAATCTAGGATATACCATTTGTAAACAAATAGATGGAGTAGATGTCCTATTAACTGGTCATCAACATCGAGAATTAACTGGGAATATAAATGGTACAGAAATCATTCAACCAAGCAATAATGGTAAATTTGTGGGCAAAATTACATTGGTATTAGATGATAAAGGGGAAGTAATCGAGAAAAGCTCTGAATTATTATCCGTAGCAGAAGTAGAAGCAGACAAGAATATTCTTCTATTAGCAAAGGAATATGAAGAAAGTACCCAAGAATGGTTAGATACGCCAATTGGTCATATTGATGGGGATATGTTAGTAACAGATCCAATGA
Proteins encoded:
- a CDS encoding bifunctional metallophosphatase/5'-nucleotidase, with amino-acid sequence MNTEVIILLTSDIHGNIFPLNYGDNTSSAVGLGKVATVIANERAKNPNTIVIDNGDLIQGTPLTYHYVNFLADKKNPMITILNELKYDAAVIGNHEFNYGLPILKSAVEESNFPWLCANIVEEKTKNPFLGTPYMIKTINDFKIAILGITTHYIPNWENPHNIKGLQFYDAFDSAKEWVNLIKEEEQPDVLIISYHGGFERNLETGEPTEVLTRENLGYTICKQIDGVDVLLTGHQHRELTGNINGTEIIQPSNNGKFVGKITLVLDDKGEVIEKSSELLSVAEVEADKNILLLAKEYEESTQEWLDTPIGHIDGDMLVTDPMTIRLGDNPLIEFLNKVQMDVAKVKISNTALFNNASPGFKPNVTMRDIVSNYIYPNTFKVLALTGKDIRDALEQSAKYFALNDEGEPIVNPSFVYPKPQHYNYDMWEGIEYILDLSKPIGQRVILLNFDGMPINEEAIYEVVMNNYRAGGGGNFLMFKNKPVVREVQFDASELIANYIMERRIVSATCNHNWKVIW
- a CDS encoding D-2-hydroxyacid dehydrogenase encodes the protein MNKRKILITHSLHPSLLEKIQSAFSDWQIIHALKPDDWENHLIDSEIIVGWKSSFNLQTILQNDQLKWIQTWSAGVNSLPLNQLQKKNIYITSANGVHSYPISETIFALLLGFTRNIHAYVRNQLVKKWDGTDIKLEAHKKTIGIIGVGAIGLETAKIAKAFDMHIIGVRNSRKPTDYVDELYTSDQLNEVLPLCDYVVVTLPLTDDTYHLFQKEQFNQMKKSAFFINIGRGEIVKEEDLISALKSGEILGAGLDVFETEPLEQSSPLWELDNVIITPHTSGSTEHYNSRVIEDILLVNANHYLKEEPLPINLVDYQKGY